One part of the Rutidosis leptorrhynchoides isolate AG116_Rl617_1_P2 chromosome 1, CSIRO_AGI_Rlap_v1, whole genome shotgun sequence genome encodes these proteins:
- the LOC139890102 gene encoding uncharacterized protein, with amino-acid sequence MKVPIIVGMELFRRRRKKLKGLATSRLMTPFQIFMTQVIPGKKSACLGFQKYVNDGTDADGDAESDRENVQEKVDRNIEDQCKVQSGINIGPEELGAQHLSQEDGQFIPVRIDNFKSRGEIEHDASHIGPNTTQDGIGRAKMFNYFIDRTQLIDIPLEGKLFTRVSDDRKKFMIDFGPKPIRVFDVWWESNEAVQTVSQIWNSNIDGEIHLLKKSVKEFELKTEKGQINEQERAQWMSARKDWIEKENQKTSWNINGARVKDPGELKKEASRYLECLFKDPYENSTRVPYLEDDLPFKKLTDLDATELEKPFEEVEIWAAIKRCGGSKALGPDEFNFKFFKRFWETIKIDLRTTLDRFWTYGEISRGCKASFITLIPKKPNVITLNDFRPISLLGSYYKIVSKILANRIRKVIPSLIGSEQSSFLEGRFILDGVLIANKAIFDLNKNKKKSFLFKFDFEKPFDSIRWDFLFDILKRMGFKDKW; translated from the exons ATGAAGGTTCCTATCATAGTGGGGATGGAACTTTTCAGGCGAAGAAGAAAGAAGTTGAAAGGACTAGCGACCTCCAGACTTATGACACCTTTTCAAATATTCATGACACAAGTAATTCCGGGGAAAAAGTCGGCGTGTTTGGGGTTCCAAAAATATGTTAATGATGGAACAGATGCAGATGGTGACGCGGAAAGTGATAGGGAAAATGTTCAAGAAAAAGTTGATAGAAATATCGAGGACCAGTGCAAAGTCCAATCTGGAATAAATATTGGGCCAGAGGAGTTGGGAGCCCAACATTTAAGTCAAGAGGATGGCCAGTTTATTCCTGTTAGAATCGATAACTTTAAGTCAAGAGGGGAAATAGAACACGATGCATCACATATTGGGCCTAACACAACCCAAGATGGAATCG GTCGTGCTAAGATGTTTAACTATTTCATTGATAGAACTCAGCTCATTGATATTCCGTTAGAGGGTAAATTGTTCACTAGAGTTAGCGATGATCGTAAAAAGTTCA TGATTGATTTCGGGCCTAAGCCGATCAGGGTTTTTGATGTATGGTGGGAGTCGAACGAAGCTGTTCAGACAGTCTCACAAATATGGAATA GTAATATCGATGGCGAGATTCACCTACTTAAGAAATCAGTGAAAGAATTCGAACTAAAAACTGAAAAAGGGCAAATCAACGAGCAAGAACGTGCACAATGGATGAGTGCTAGGAAAGATTGGATCGAGAAAGAAAATCAAAAAACTA GTTGGAATATTAATGGGGCACGGGTTAAAGATCCTGGTGAATTAAAAAAAGAAGCCTCGCGCTATTTAGAATGCCTGTTCAAAGATCCATATGAGAATTCAACTCGAGTCCCATACCTGGAGGATGACTTACCTTTTAAAAAGTTAACAGACCTCGATGCAACTGAACTGGAAAAGCCTTTCGAGGAAGTTGAAATATGGGCTGCGATCAAAAGGTGCGGTGGATCTAAAGCTCTGGGCCCGGATGAGTTTAATTTTAAATTCTTCAAAAGATTCTGGGAGACTATCAAAATAGATCTTAGAACTACTTTGGATCGGTTCTGGACATACGGCGAGATTTCTCGAGGCTGCAAAGCATCTTTTATTACACTCATTCCTAAAAAACCGAATGTGATCACGTTGAATGACTTCAGACCCATTAGTCTTCTTGGCTCATATTATAAAATCGTGTCTAAAATCCTTGCTAACCGAATTCGTAAAGTCATTCCTTCTCTTATTGGTTCAGAGCAGAGTTCTTTCTTGGAAGGGCGTTTTATTCTTGATGGTGTGCTT